GAAAATGTGGTTGCCGGAGGTCATGACGTGCAACCCCATCGCTTCGAGCTCGTCCGCCAGTGGCGGGGTCACCCCGAAGCCGTCGGCGGCATTCTCCACGTTGGCGACGGCGTAGTCGACGCGGTAGCGGTCCACGAGGCGGTCCAGGTGCTCGCGCACCAGGTTCCGGCCCGCCCGGCCGTTCACGTCGCCGATGAAGAGGAGATTCACGCGCTCACTTGGCGAAATCGACCGCGCGGGTCTCGCGGATCACGTTCACCCGGACCTGTCCGGGATAGTGGAGCTCGCGCTCGATCCTCCCGGCGATGTCCCGCGAAATCCAGAGGACGTCGGAGTCGCTGACCTTGTCGGTCTCCACCAGCACCCGCAGCTCCTTGCCGGAGCGCATGGCATAGGCGCGGGCCACCCCGGGGAAGGCGAGCGCCACCTGCTCCATGTCGCGCATCCGGGACATCCAGATGTCGAGGTTCTCGCGCCGCATCCCGGGTCTTGACAGCGCGATCTTGCGCGCCATTCTCAGGAGCACTCCGTCGAGCGTCGATTCCGGCTCGGTAGGATGCATGCCGCGGATGGCCTGCACGACCGCGGACGATTCTCCCAGGCGCTGGGCCATCTCGGAGGAGAGCAGGATCGGGGGGGTGTCGCTGCCGGAGTCATCCATCCAGCCGATGCCGTGCAGCAGTCCGGCCCGCTTGGCGAGATCTCCGGAGATCTCGAGCTCCGCGCCCATGGCGGCCGCCAGCGTTGCGGTCTCGCGGCACAGCTGCAGCAGGTTGTAGCCGGCGATCATGAAGTAGCGCATCCTGCCCACGAGGCGCGCCAGCTCGGGCGGCAGGGAGACGATCCCCATTTCGAAGGCGGCGGTCTCACCCGACTGGAGGACGATCTCGCCCAGCTCCTCGCGCACCTTCTGGACCACCTCCTCGATGCGTCCCGGGTGGATCCGCCCGTCCTCCACCAGCCTCTCGATCGACAGGCGGGCGATCTCGCGACGCAGCGGATCGAAGCCCGACAGGAGGATCGCGCCCGGGGTGTCGTCCACGATCAGATCGATTCCCGTGGCCATCTCGAGCGCCCGGATGTTGCGTCCCTCGCGGCCGATGATCCGTCCCTTCATCTCGTCGTTGGGAAGCGTGACCAGCGAGCAGGCGAGATCCACCATCTGCCCCACCGGGACGCGCTGCAGGGCGGCCGACAGGATGCGCCGCGCCTCGGCCTCGGAGCGCTCGCGCGTCTCCTCCTCCAGCCGCTTCAGGATCACGGCGGCCTCGCTGCGCGCCTGCGATTCCATCTCCCGCATCAGCTCGCGCTTCGCCTGCTGGGACGACAATCCGGCCAGCTTCTCCAGCCGCGAGCGCTGCTCCTCCACCAGCGCCTGCAGCTCCTGCTGGCGGGTGGCGAGCTGTGTTTCCCGCTCCCCGAGAGAGGTCTCCCG
This genomic interval from Candidatus Polarisedimenticolia bacterium contains the following:
- the rny gene encoding ribonuclease Y, with translation MNVIVLIVIAASALLAGGEYLFHRSFIRRRKAEAEARARAVVDDAERQAEIRLKEIELEARERSDAAEAAFEQESRKKRADLQTARRQIDDQERLLERKAALLSQKQSEMETRETSLGERETQLATRQQELQALVEEQRSRLEKLAGLSSQQAKRELMREMESQARSEAAVILKRLEEETRERSEAEARRILSAALQRVPVGQMVDLACSLVTLPNDEMKGRIIGREGRNIRALEMATGIDLIVDDTPGAILLSGFDPLRREIARLSIERLVEDGRIHPGRIEEVVQKVREELGEIVLQSGETAAFEMGIVSLPPELARLVGRMRYFMIAGYNLLQLCRETATLAAAMGAELEISGDLAKRAGLLHGIGWMDDSGSDTPPILLSSEMAQRLGESSAVVQAIRGMHPTEPESTLDGVLLRMARKIALSRPGMRRENLDIWMSRMRDMEQVALAFPGVARAYAMRSGKELRVLVETDKVSDSDVLWISRDIAGRIERELHYPGQVRVNVIRETRAVDFAK